The genomic window TGCTGTCGCCAGCGCAATCCTGGGGCCCAAGTAATATCTCGTTCTTCTAAAGGATCGGGTCGAATATCGATAATCAGGCGATTGGGGCTACCGACAGTACTAACTTGAGGCGATAAACCAAAGGGAACGCTCAGAGAAATAATGGTTTGGTTGTTCACCACCTCCACTTGTTGAATCAGTGGTTCAGGGGCTGGTGCTGGTAGTATTGGTTGTGTTGGTGTAGCTGGTGATAATTGTTTGAGCAGGTTTGGCAGTAATATTGCTGGTGCTGCTGTTGGTGCTGGTGGCTGCGGGGTATAGCGTTCTATCAAAACGGGATCGGCTATTCCATCCAGGGTAACTGTCCACTCTCGATTTGGCGGTACAGTGGATTTGGGGATTAATGTGTCTGGATCAGAAGATGGAGGTTGAATTTTTTTAACAGTTGACCCTTGTGTAACTTGCCAGGGAGTTGGACGATCTAAATCGACAAGAATGCGAACTTGTTGCAAAGGATTTACACTCGTGTCTGAAAATTGCTGACTCTGAACAATATTTGTCACTTGCGCCTTTGGAGTAGCAATCACCAAAATGTTGCCATTGGCTTGGATTTGCCATCCAGATGTTTGAGCAAAATTAGTAATATCCAAATAGCGATATGCTCCTAGTAGCCTGGTGGCTAAAATCAGTGGCGTTGTCACCGACGAAAACCACTGTACTGGTTGCCTACCTGAATTACTACTGTTTAAGAAATTAACTCCAATTAATTGCCTAAATGCCCCGTCACTGAGATGAGTTGTGATCTGACCAGATTTTCCAGGTCGCTGCAACCAAGTTCCTGGTAAACTACGCCCATTGAGGGAAATTTGATTACCAGAGGATGCTACACCTGTTAAAGGGGGTGCAGGTGACTGTGAGATTAACCTGCGGATTAATTTGATCGTTTTCGGGGACTCCTGGGCGTTGGTCGCACAGGTAGTAGTTAAGCACAGTATTGTTAAAAGTATTGGTGACACAGTAACCCGGAAAAATCTGCGTTCGCTAATCCCTGATTGCCAACAATTCGGCATTTTTACCATAATTTACTAGGTACTTTTGAAAACTATCAGCCAAGGTATAAACTAACTAATTATTTGGAACTATAAAAAACATGAGTTTATTTTTGAAAAAACATGGTATTCTATATAGTGGATAGTTATCTCTTTTAGATATAAAACTATTTAGACGCTAAAGCCACTGCACTCAAGTGTTTTAACTAGCACTAATTATAACCATACTATACACGGTAGTCTTGGTTATCAAAACTGGATTAAGATATTCAATCCTTGTTGAACGTTGCTAGTGTTGCTAGTTCAGTAAGGTCAAGTTAATAGTAAGACATGTGGCAACTGGTAAGCAGCAAAACTCCAGACAACAACAAAAATATTTGGGAATTGTCAAATGGGTATATATTGTTGTAATACGCTGATTTTATTGCCGGATCAGGATGAGTTTGGCTTTAAAACATAAAACAGCGTTGAGTTTTAATTTTGTTTCAGGTGAGCCGAAATAGGCTCTGTGAGTAGCTAGCGTGCATCTGGAAAAAGAGAATTGAGAAAATACTTAGTTTCACAATATAAAAAAGAAACTGTCAGGGCAAAAATCATGTCTTGGCGGAGGTAGCTTGTCTAACACCGCATAAATACATAAATAAGACGCAATTATTTTAACACGGGTGAACTAATAAAGTAAAACCGAAGTTAAAATTTTTTTTCCCTAAATTTCGGTGCTTATAATATATTTCTCCATCGCTGAATTTAGAAATATTTCCCAATAATGTAGTGGCAAAATTGGTAACTCAATACTTCAGGAACAGGGTATGAATAATAAACCGATGAATCAAGACCAGAAA from Nostoc sp. UHCC 0926 includes these protein-coding regions:
- a CDS encoding phosphodiester glycosidase family protein is translated as MPNCWQSGISERRFFRVTVSPILLTILCLTTTCATNAQESPKTIKLIRRLISQSPAPPLTGVASSGNQISLNGRSLPGTWLQRPGKSGQITTHLSDGAFRQLIGVNFLNSSNSGRQPVQWFSSVTTPLILATRLLGAYRYLDITNFAQTSGWQIQANGNILVIATPKAQVTNIVQSQQFSDTSVNPLQQVRILVDLDRPTPWQVTQGSTVKKIQPPSSDPDTLIPKSTVPPNREWTVTLDGIADPVLIERYTPQPPAPTAAPAILLPNLLKQLSPATPTQPILPAPAPEPLIQQVEVVNNQTIISLSVPFGLSPQVSTVGSPNRLIIDIRPDPLEERDITWAPGLRWRQHYVNLGTERFPVVWLEVNPRKFGLTLKPMWASLDGLAGTAPLIQTAQRYLAVAGINGGYFNRNNRLPLGAIRRDGQWLSGPILNRGAIAWNDSGQFYFGRLTLEETLITASDQRLPILFLNSGYVQSGIARYTPAWGSTYTPLTDNEIILVVQKDQIIQQLPGGKVGGTAVPIPQDGYLLILRANAATAASQLPIGTGVTISSATTPTDFSRYPHIIGAGPLLVQNRQIVLDAKAEKFSNAFIAEKAIRSGICTTATGTLMITAVHNRAGGYGPNLAEHAQLMQLMGCVDALNLDGGSSTSLYLGGQLLDRSPSTAARVHNGIGIFLKPR